The following coding sequences are from one Paenibacillus tundrae window:
- a CDS encoding alpha-mannosidase gives MERIRRFIRELSEQQWLEQLQLRSWDIHRAYYNVPGDYKDQGVYLEGQDFERFPSKQGTTYFFRTRIEIPNSWRDAPYGLVFETGGEGLLRVNGRSYQGLDRNHTYVTLDPSQVGISPELEIEMFDPVPEPVDPLNQQAVIQPPITSITSLLVRPNEAVRSLMYTVTIVRDSATLLPESDFRRVRLLEALYQSMDQFVGLTDEEIMQGDHIRQIEKSLRHQVHQIGGNAEGLEHMVGQSHIDIAWLWPVRETVRKTSRTFSTVDALMNEYPGYVYSQSQPLLYAFLKEHDPELYERVKQRIAEDRWELVGGMWVEPDLNIPSGESLIRQMLYGQRFYMEEFGKTSNIEWLPDTFGYCASLPQILKHGNVDYFMTTKLGWNDTNVFPYDLFHWVGIDGTAILSYLNHGVNEHTLPKDIHDHWQSYREKAAHPEQMLLYGHGDGGGGVTREMLEYVDRASLMVGQPASRYSTAGAFFAGIEQEQPVLPKWHGDLYLELHRGTYTTHARNKRNNRKAEVLYREAELWSTLAFPDMSADTEAEMRSTLHDGWKLILLNQFHDIIPGSAITESYVTSDEEYRQVFELGTTALHQGITALLKRMDTQGPAGSAAYVVFNSLGWKRNALVRLPFHDGFDRYAIDGEGQRLPLDLEEDSMSILVTDIPAFGYKTIWLVPENTRDTHVRELTNHVGQQSFDDTWETAFYHVHFNERGEITRLWDKRAEREILKPGERGNQFHFFHDRPTLWDAWDIDTRYEDQVAGEVQLLEKKLVLAGTTKDVLRFQWKIHQSVITQDVVFYHDSPRIDFETHVDWNEEHKLLKVSFPIDVVTSKATFEIPFGALERPTHRNTSWEQAQYEVCGHRFADVSEYGYGVSLLNDCKYGYDVQGSTMRLSLLRAPKWPDRTADLGEHTFTYSLYPHEGDWQQAHIVRQAAELNHEPTVQYTEQSEGHLPARGSWIQLDSHHVVLDTVKPAEDGYGQVLRFYESSGTRERVTLQWSQGCEQACLSNALEEVGEPLDITNGQITLTFEPYEIKTVLLR, from the coding sequence TTGGAACGTATCAGACGATTTATTCGTGAGTTATCCGAACAGCAGTGGCTGGAGCAATTGCAGTTGCGCAGTTGGGACATTCACCGCGCTTATTATAATGTACCGGGGGACTACAAGGATCAGGGTGTGTATCTGGAAGGGCAGGATTTCGAGCGGTTTCCGAGCAAGCAGGGAACAACCTATTTCTTCAGAACACGCATAGAGATTCCTAACTCTTGGCGGGATGCACCGTACGGACTGGTCTTTGAAACTGGAGGAGAAGGTTTGTTACGGGTAAATGGACGCTCATATCAAGGGCTGGATCGCAATCATACCTACGTTACGCTTGATCCGTCCCAAGTCGGAATCTCACCTGAACTGGAAATTGAGATGTTCGATCCAGTCCCTGAACCTGTAGATCCCTTGAACCAACAGGCAGTTATTCAACCACCGATAACTTCGATTACCAGCTTGCTGGTGAGACCGAATGAAGCGGTTCGTAGTCTGATGTACACGGTCACTATTGTACGTGATTCGGCTACATTGCTGCCGGAGAGTGACTTTCGACGGGTGCGGTTGCTGGAAGCATTGTATCAGTCCATGGATCAATTCGTTGGTTTAACGGATGAAGAGATTATGCAAGGAGATCACATTCGTCAGATTGAGAAGAGCTTGAGGCATCAAGTTCATCAGATCGGCGGTAATGCGGAAGGGCTGGAGCATATGGTGGGACAGTCACACATTGATATCGCTTGGCTGTGGCCTGTACGCGAGACGGTGCGCAAAACAAGTCGGACCTTCTCCACCGTGGATGCACTAATGAATGAATACCCTGGATATGTCTATTCCCAGAGTCAGCCTTTGCTGTATGCCTTCCTGAAAGAGCATGACCCTGAACTATATGAACGGGTGAAGCAGCGGATTGCGGAGGATCGGTGGGAGTTAGTTGGTGGCATGTGGGTTGAGCCGGATTTGAACATCCCAAGCGGTGAATCCTTGATTCGTCAGATGTTATATGGTCAACGTTTTTATATGGAGGAGTTTGGCAAGACATCAAATATTGAGTGGCTGCCGGATACGTTTGGATACTGTGCTTCTCTTCCCCAGATCCTGAAGCATGGGAATGTCGATTATTTTATGACTACGAAGCTGGGCTGGAACGACACGAATGTATTCCCCTATGATCTCTTTCACTGGGTTGGTATAGACGGAACAGCGATTTTGTCCTACCTCAATCATGGCGTCAATGAACACACCTTGCCGAAGGATATCCACGATCACTGGCAGTCATACCGGGAGAAAGCAGCACATCCCGAGCAAATGCTCTTATATGGACACGGTGATGGTGGTGGCGGGGTAACACGCGAGATGCTGGAGTACGTGGATCGGGCGAGTCTTATGGTAGGCCAGCCTGCAAGTCGATATAGCACAGCCGGAGCCTTTTTTGCTGGAATTGAACAGGAACAGCCCGTTCTTCCAAAGTGGCATGGCGACCTGTATTTGGAGCTGCACCGAGGAACTTATACGACCCATGCACGCAACAAACGCAATAACCGCAAAGCAGAAGTGCTGTATCGTGAAGCCGAGTTATGGAGCACTCTCGCTTTTCCGGATATGAGCGCAGACACGGAAGCTGAGATGCGTTCGACACTACATGATGGCTGGAAGCTAATATTGCTGAATCAATTCCACGATATTATTCCAGGCTCGGCCATTACAGAATCTTATGTCACCTCGGATGAGGAATATAGGCAAGTATTTGAACTGGGTACAACTGCTCTTCATCAAGGCATCACAGCATTGCTGAAGAGAATGGATACACAAGGGCCAGCTGGCTCTGCAGCCTACGTTGTGTTTAACAGTCTCGGGTGGAAACGGAATGCACTCGTTCGTCTTCCATTCCATGATGGCTTTGATCGATATGCCATAGATGGAGAAGGTCAGCGTTTGCCATTAGATCTGGAAGAGGACAGCATGTCCATTCTCGTGACAGATATCCCGGCGTTTGGATATAAGACGATCTGGCTGGTACCGGAAAATACAAGGGACACCCATGTACGAGAACTGACGAATCATGTTGGGCAACAGAGTTTTGACGATACATGGGAAACGGCGTTTTACCATGTACATTTTAACGAACGAGGAGAAATCACTCGTTTATGGGATAAGCGTGCAGAGCGAGAGATACTGAAACCAGGTGAACGAGGCAACCAATTCCACTTTTTCCATGACCGTCCGACACTCTGGGATGCTTGGGATATTGATACCCGTTATGAAGATCAGGTCGCTGGTGAAGTGCAGCTGTTGGAGAAAAAGCTGGTGCTAGCGGGAACAACGAAGGATGTGCTGCGCTTCCAATGGAAGATTCACCAATCGGTGATTACGCAGGATGTTGTCTTTTATCACGATTCACCTCGGATCGACTTCGAGACCCATGTGGACTGGAATGAAGAACATAAGCTACTGAAAGTGAGCTTCCCAATTGATGTAGTAACGTCCAAGGCTACATTCGAAATTCCGTTTGGTGCATTGGAACGGCCGACCCACCGTAACACGAGTTGGGAGCAAGCTCAATATGAAGTTTGTGGGCACCGCTTCGCAGATGTATCGGAATACGGATATGGCGTGAGCCTGCTTAATGATTGCAAATACGGCTATGACGTGCAGGGTAGTACGATGCGTTTATCTCTGCTGCGTGCTCCTAAATGGCCTGACCGAACAGCTGACCTTGGAGAGCATACATTCACATATTCACTGTACCCGCATGAAGGAGATTGGCAGCAAGCACACATCGTCCGTCAAGCAGCCGAACTGAATCATGAACCAACTGTCCAGTATACAGAACAGAGTGAAGGTCATCTTCCGGCAAGAGGAAGCTGGATCCAATTGGATAGTCATCATGTCGTGCTGGATACCGTCAAACCAGCAGAGGACGGTTACGGTCAGGTGCTTCGTTTCTATGAATCTTCAGGTACACGGGAACGTGTAACTCTGCAATGGTCGCAAGGGTGTGAGCAAGCCTGTCTCTCAAACGCTTTGGAAGAGGTTGGGGAGCCATTGGATATCACCAATGGTCAGATCACACTGACCTTTGAGCCTTACGAGATTAAAACGGTGCTACTGCGCTAA